Proteins encoded in a region of the Veillonella parvula genome:
- a CDS encoding ABC transporter permease — protein MNRQKPYGLYIMLVLAALWIVFFLCAPYIAPYNPEATNVADRLQDISSTHWLGTDQLGRDVWSRILYGGKASLWIAFTIIGISGAIGIVIGGLAGFSTPRIDRWLSRLIDLVLGFPNMVIAIAFIGIMGPSITNVIISLCITKWAEYARITRGLVHIERHAEYITFARMSGASRIRILWRYILPNVLPPLLIVIIQHLGDAIILVASFSLIGIGVQPPDPEWGAILLSSRDFLQTAPWLLIYPGLAIFITVVLFNYIGDALRDVLDVSR, from the coding sequence ATGAATAGACAAAAGCCTTATGGCCTATATATCATGCTTGTACTGGCAGCATTGTGGATTGTATTTTTCCTCTGCGCTCCGTACATCGCGCCTTATAATCCGGAGGCGACGAATGTAGCCGATAGGTTGCAGGATATCAGCAGCACTCATTGGCTCGGAACCGATCAGTTGGGCCGCGATGTGTGGTCCCGCATCCTTTATGGCGGGAAGGCATCGCTGTGGATTGCTTTCACCATCATCGGCATCAGCGGAGCGATAGGCATTGTTATCGGCGGACTGGCGGGATTTTCCACGCCGCGCATCGACCGTTGGTTGTCGCGATTGATCGATTTGGTGCTGGGATTTCCGAATATGGTGATCGCCATTGCCTTCATCGGCATCATGGGACCAAGCATAACGAATGTGATCATTTCGCTGTGCATTACTAAATGGGCGGAATATGCGCGCATCACGAGGGGGCTTGTCCATATCGAACGCCATGCCGAGTATATTACCTTTGCTCGCATGTCCGGCGCTTCGAGAATTCGCATTTTATGGCGTTACATTCTGCCGAATGTTCTGCCGCCGCTATTAATTGTCATTATTCAACATTTAGGGGACGCCATTATTTTAGTGGCCAGTTTCTCGCTCATCGGCATCGGCGTGCAACCGCCTGATCCCGAATGGGGCGCGATCCTGTTGAGCTCCCGCGATTTTCTGCAAACCGCGCCTTGGCTATTAATCTATCCGGGGCTTGCGATTTTTATTACCGTTGTTCTGTTTAACTATATTGGCGATGCGTTGCGTGATGTCCTCGATGTATCACGATGA
- a CDS encoding HXXEE domain-containing protein, which produces MDLNSFFLLFPSIFMLHEFEEMLLFPYFMGRNQQLQRRFLAGAFTPFRFNAVVCQEFILLLIVLGLSMYFESFDIYITVIIAYIYHVIGHIFQSIFLRQYIPGVLSGIITSGYCTYQIYDAVSANYWLLAYSFITLLIIIVNIVLCFKVLQMLQISSD; this is translated from the coding sequence ATGGATCTGAATAGTTTTTTCTTATTGTTTCCCAGTATTTTTATGCTGCACGAATTTGAGGAGATGCTCTTGTTTCCTTATTTTATGGGGCGAAATCAGCAGTTGCAACGTCGATTTTTAGCGGGGGCGTTTACACCTTTTAGATTCAATGCCGTCGTCTGTCAGGAATTCATACTCCTGTTGATTGTGCTGGGCTTGAGTATGTATTTTGAAAGCTTCGACATTTACATCACTGTTATCATAGCGTATATATACCATGTGATTGGGCATATATTCCAAAGTATTTTTCTACGACAGTATATACCGGGCGTTCTTAGCGGTATCATAACTAGCGGATATTGTACCTATCAGATCTATGATGCGGTATCAGCAAACTATTGGCTTTTGGCGTATTCGTTCATAACACTGCTGATCATAATTGTTAATATTGTTTTGTGCTTTAAAGTTCTTCAGATGTTACAAATATCGTCTGATTAG
- a CDS encoding ABC transporter permease, whose product MYRLLLQRLVSIVGILLVVTIGTFVLIKLSPIDPVAMKFNLVGATPDPVLVEQMREQLGLNDPWWQQYVRWLRQLVRGDFGESILYSLPVATILGGALPNTLGLVSLALLMGIVVTIPLGMLSARYQDSWADHVIRLFTFFALAIPGFWVGLLLLYLFGVKLQLVSVTNTKGFTVYILPALTIALWICGLYIRRLRNAILEVEKQPFVQGARALGLPEWMVYCRYIFPHVGLMLLPMMGVTMGAMLGGSAVIETVFSIKGIGYMMVQGIMARDYVLMQGYIIWITLVFIVINIIIDVLSVWLNPKRRAAIKGGSYE is encoded by the coding sequence TTGTATCGATTATTATTACAGCGTTTGGTGAGTATTGTTGGTATTTTACTAGTTGTAACCATCGGTACATTTGTATTAATTAAACTATCTCCCATTGATCCTGTGGCGATGAAGTTTAATCTAGTAGGGGCTACACCTGATCCGGTATTAGTAGAGCAGATGCGAGAGCAACTAGGCCTCAATGACCCATGGTGGCAGCAATATGTACGCTGGCTAAGACAACTGGTGCGAGGCGACTTCGGTGAATCTATATTGTATTCGCTACCGGTAGCAACTATTTTGGGTGGTGCACTGCCGAATACATTGGGGCTCGTATCACTGGCGCTTTTGATGGGCATAGTCGTAACGATACCGCTTGGCATGTTGTCGGCACGGTATCAAGACTCCTGGGCCGATCATGTGATTCGGTTATTTACGTTTTTCGCCTTGGCGATTCCGGGGTTCTGGGTAGGTCTCTTGCTATTATATTTATTCGGCGTGAAGCTACAGCTTGTATCGGTGACGAATACAAAGGGCTTTACCGTGTATATACTGCCGGCTTTGACGATTGCTCTGTGGATTTGCGGCTTATATATTCGCCGTTTACGCAATGCTATTCTGGAGGTTGAGAAACAGCCCTTTGTACAGGGGGCCAGGGCGCTTGGTTTACCGGAGTGGATGGTATATTGCCGCTATATCTTCCCTCATGTAGGACTTATGTTATTACCTATGATGGGCGTTACGATGGGGGCCATGTTAGGCGGCTCCGCGGTTATTGAAACGGTGTTTTCTATCAAAGGCATTGGCTATATGATGGTACAGGGTATTATGGCTCGCGATTATGTATTGATGCAAGGTTATATCATCTGGATTACCTTGGTGTTCATCGTGATAAATATCATCATTGATGTATTGAGTGTTTGGCTGAATCCGAAGCGAAGAGCCGCTATAAAAGGAGGCTCTTATGAATAG
- a CDS encoding ABC transporter substrate-binding protein yields the protein MKRWLLACVSMLCMVALLVGCGNDTAKQGKHLNVGLYWFGETLDPTHEWDAWTLTRIGAGETLATVTPDMKFTGQLADSWENIDPTTWKFHIRENVKFHNGTAMTPQKVKESIEYTMKQSPRSAKAVKIESITVDGQNLIIKTTEPNGSLLSSLTEPAFVIMDTADLKDVVSKPVLTGPYKITSFTKGESIELTAFADYWGGKPGLDSVTVKDIEDNNKRAMALQSKDVDVIQKVDSANRSLFKDGFNMQDVSGVRVMMLKVNHTEASPLHDKNVRSAVAHIINYDTMAKVIGGGALAGGAPFPPSANLGYDGLSNKAVTNLAKANELLTQAGYVKNGNGIYAKDGKELKLTLAIWGKDTSMYEEIQQELKQAGIAVELRKLQSPNEVDTLGVDAFDLVERNVVTMSTNDPYWFLSLFYKSGSKANVGGYNNPQVDALIDKLAVTFDQNERTNVDKQVQSILLDDVADIYLLYPAANVVSTSKVKNVPVHPIDYYLLTKDSTIE from the coding sequence ATGAAACGTTGGTTATTAGCATGTGTATCCATGCTGTGTATGGTGGCTCTCTTGGTGGGCTGCGGCAATGATACGGCTAAACAAGGCAAGCATCTGAATGTCGGCTTATATTGGTTCGGTGAAACATTAGATCCGACGCATGAATGGGATGCGTGGACCTTGACACGTATCGGAGCAGGTGAAACCTTGGCTACGGTGACACCAGATATGAAATTCACCGGACAATTAGCTGATTCCTGGGAAAATATTGATCCCACTACATGGAAATTCCATATTAGAGAAAATGTAAAATTCCATAATGGCACTGCGATGACACCTCAGAAGGTAAAAGAGTCCATCGAGTATACGATGAAACAAAGCCCTCGCTCTGCTAAGGCCGTTAAAATCGAATCCATTACCGTTGATGGTCAAAATTTGATCATTAAAACTACGGAACCTAATGGCTCCTTATTGTCCAGCTTGACTGAACCTGCATTCGTTATCATGGATACAGCGGATCTCAAAGATGTGGTGTCTAAACCGGTTCTTACAGGTCCGTACAAAATTACTTCTTTCACAAAGGGTGAAAGCATCGAGTTAACGGCATTCGCCGACTATTGGGGCGGCAAACCGGGCCTTGATTCTGTGACTGTAAAGGATATTGAAGACAATAATAAGCGTGCCATGGCGTTACAATCTAAAGACGTGGATGTTATTCAAAAGGTGGACTCCGCTAATCGCAGCTTGTTTAAAGACGGATTCAACATGCAAGACGTGTCTGGTGTTCGCGTAATGATGTTAAAGGTTAATCATACAGAAGCCTCTCCGTTACATGATAAGAATGTACGTTCCGCTGTGGCTCATATTATCAACTACGATACAATGGCAAAAGTTATCGGCGGCGGTGCATTGGCCGGTGGTGCGCCATTCCCTCCTTCCGCAAACTTGGGCTATGATGGGCTTTCAAATAAGGCAGTCACTAACCTTGCAAAAGCAAATGAATTGTTAACGCAAGCGGGCTATGTGAAGAACGGCAACGGTATCTATGCAAAAGACGGCAAGGAATTGAAATTGACCCTCGCAATTTGGGGCAAGGATACCAGCATGTATGAAGAAATTCAACAAGAATTGAAACAGGCGGGTATTGCGGTAGAACTCAGAAAATTGCAAAGTCCTAATGAAGTGGATACCCTCGGCGTAGACGCATTTGATTTGGTGGAACGCAATGTGGTGACCATGTCTACAAACGATCCGTACTGGTTCCTCAGCCTATTCTATAAATCCGGTTCTAAAGCCAATGTGGGTGGCTATAATAATCCTCAAGTGGATGCATTAATCGACAAGTTGGCGGTTACATTCGATCAAAATGAACGGACGAACGTGGATAAACAAGTACAGTCCATTTTGCTTGATGATGTGGCTGATATCTATTTGTTGTACCCTGCTGCGAATGTGGTTTCCACATCCAAGGTTAAAAATGTGCCGGTGCATCCAATCGATTACTACTTATTAACAAAGGATTCTACTATTGAATAA
- a CDS encoding ABC transporter ATP-binding protein: MIQAEHICKQYTNHNHTVRAVDDVSFTVAEHERVGIAGGSGSGKSTLLRLIAMLEKPTSGTLRLFGEDILQIQNHTEIYRSLQMMFQNPLAIIPPRMNLEAFLLEPYINYGLMDMAEAKEDIRKWIQHVDLPGSIIQKYPHEVSGGQLQRVVLARIMLMKPKLVLFDEPTSALDAVNQKLVLDLLQKLHTEQPFGYVFVSHDIGLLQAVTDRILVMKDGQIVENIESKRLKEAVHPYTQALVEASV, translated from the coding sequence ATGATTCAAGCTGAGCATATATGTAAACAGTATACGAACCACAATCATACGGTGCGCGCCGTTGATGATGTGTCCTTTACCGTTGCTGAACATGAGCGGGTAGGTATTGCCGGTGGTAGCGGTTCTGGTAAAAGTACGCTCCTTAGACTTATAGCGATGCTAGAAAAACCTACATCGGGCACGTTGCGACTCTTCGGTGAAGATATATTGCAGATCCAAAACCATACGGAAATCTATCGCTCGCTGCAGATGATGTTTCAAAATCCGTTGGCAATCATTCCGCCGCGGATGAACTTGGAAGCCTTTCTGCTAGAGCCGTACATTAACTATGGTCTTATGGACATGGCTGAGGCGAAAGAAGATATTCGTAAATGGATTCAACATGTGGACTTACCGGGATCGATTATCCAGAAATACCCTCACGAAGTCAGCGGAGGTCAGTTGCAACGTGTTGTACTGGCACGAATCATGCTGATGAAGCCGAAACTGGTACTCTTTGATGAACCTACATCGGCCCTTGATGCGGTGAACCAGAAACTCGTACTCGATCTATTACAAAAACTACATACAGAACAACCCTTTGGCTATGTGTTTGTTAGTCATGATATCGGACTGCTACAAGCCGTAACAGATCGAATCCTGGTAATGAAAGACGGACAAATCGTGGAAAACATCGAATCAAAACGACTCAAAGAAGCGGTACACCCGTATACACAAGCACTAGTAGAAGCAAGTGTGTAA
- a CDS encoding GyrI-like domain-containing protein, producing the protein MTTVKHEWRKHEKDLYCPKQQAVLVTVPSMKFLMLDGVGNPNHAAFADDIEALYSLSYGIKMLPKKGVTPEGYFDYTVYPLEALWKQLEHTEQFDKNNLQYRVMIRQPDFVIPDVLEAAIINVSKKKLLPRFKDVRLESIEDGDCVQILHVGPYDDEPESFIKVDEFCSAHNLQRANDEWHREIYLSDARKVEPAKLKAVLRVQVKKG; encoded by the coding sequence ATGACTACAGTAAAACACGAATGGCGTAAACATGAGAAAGACCTGTATTGTCCGAAGCAGCAGGCGGTGCTGGTTACGGTGCCGAGCATGAAGTTCCTCATGCTGGATGGCGTGGGAAATCCTAATCATGCGGCTTTTGCCGATGATATCGAGGCGTTATATTCGTTGTCCTATGGGATAAAGATGTTGCCGAAGAAGGGCGTGACGCCGGAAGGGTACTTTGATTACACCGTGTATCCGTTGGAGGCTCTCTGGAAGCAGCTCGAGCATACGGAGCAGTTTGATAAGAATAATCTGCAATATCGGGTGATGATCAGACAACCTGATTTTGTGATTCCTGATGTGTTGGAGGCGGCCATTATTAATGTGTCCAAGAAAAAATTGTTGCCTCGATTTAAGGACGTGCGGCTTGAATCGATAGAGGATGGCGATTGCGTACAGATATTGCATGTCGGGCCTTATGATGATGAACCGGAATCGTTTATAAAAGTAGATGAATTTTGTTCTGCTCATAATTTGCAACGTGCTAATGACGAGTGGCATCGGGAAATCTATTTGTCCGATGCACGAAAGGTGGAGCCCGCAAAATTGAAGGCTGTACTGCGCGTGCAGGTGAAAAAGGGATAG
- a CDS encoding DUF3644 domain-containing protein, whose translation MPRGKSVTKLLLNSSIAALFAGIEIHNKPNIPYRYPTTIILIINAWELVLKAYVYKYISKKNIYENKKDGHTISFTKALALTRDHINAKNDYLPFKSSTENLFLLNEYRCLNVHFYEPELDPVIFMLLSKAIMNYDEFVKRYFNKDITRDDNLVILPVGFKLPFDPIEYLKQNYKRCHNEFVNSVLNSTRKLLAEGIGESIVIGFDVYTASYKNIQNADIIASIDQRNGSVRITKGVRLTNNPNAPAYHGFEFDVLPLTYGELIQRIREKRSDIKIGKAFHNIMSNIKNNVELCQIIYLNPKTKSGAKKCFYSENAIDEIIYLYDELQEG comes from the coding sequence TTGCCAAGAGGGAAGTCAGTAACTAAATTATTGCTTAATTCTTCTATTGCTGCATTATTTGCAGGGATAGAAATTCATAATAAACCTAATATACCATATAGATATCCTACAACTATTATCCTTATAATAAATGCATGGGAGTTAGTTTTAAAAGCTTATGTATATAAATATATTAGTAAAAAGAATATATATGAAAATAAAAAAGATGGACATACCATTTCTTTTACTAAAGCATTAGCTTTGACAAGAGATCACATTAATGCAAAAAATGATTATTTGCCTTTTAAATCAAGTACTGAAAATTTATTTTTATTAAATGAATATAGATGTTTAAATGTTCATTTTTATGAACCCGAATTAGATCCAGTAATATTTATGCTATTAAGTAAAGCAATTATGAATTATGATGAATTTGTAAAACGATATTTTAACAAAGATATTACTCGGGATGATAACTTGGTTATTTTACCGGTAGGATTTAAATTACCATTTGATCCAATAGAGTATTTGAAACAAAATTATAAGAGATGTCATAATGAATTCGTTAATTCTGTTTTGAATAGTACTCGAAAGCTTTTGGCTGAAGGAATTGGTGAAAGTATTGTTATAGGCTTTGATGTTTATACTGCTAGTTATAAGAATATACAAAATGCGGATATAATTGCATCTATAGACCAGCGTAATGGATCGGTTCGCATAACAAAAGGGGTTAGATTAACGAATAATCCTAATGCCCCAGCTTATCATGGTTTTGAATTTGATGTATTGCCTTTAACATACGGTGAGTTAATACAACGGATTAGGGAAAAGAGGAGTGATATAAAAATAGGTAAAGCATTTCATAATATAATGAGTAATATAAAAAATAATGTTGAATTATGCCAGATTATTTATTTAAATCCTAAAACAAAGTCTGGAGCTAAAAAATGTTTTTATTCAGAAAATGCCATTGATGAAATTATTTATTTATATGACGAGTTGCAAGAAGGGTGA
- a CDS encoding SDR family NAD(P)-dependent oxidoreductase encodes MARNVFVTGATSGIGLCIAEAYAKYGDNVLISGRRAEVLAEVQGRLSKEYGVRVETLVLDVRSREDVESKVPAAIEAFGGVDVLVNNAGLAQGLDPFQDSTVDDAVTMIDTNVKGLLYVTKAVLPYMIDKNVGHIVNMGSTAGIYAYPGGAVYCATKAAVKMLSDGIRMDTIATDIKVTTIQPGIVETPFSEVRFHGDAERAKAVYAGIDAIQPEDVADVVLYVTNQPKRLQISDVTIMANQQAAGFMVHKK; translated from the coding sequence ATGGCTCGTAATGTTTTTGTTACTGGTGCAACGTCTGGTATTGGTCTTTGTATTGCCGAGGCGTATGCAAAGTATGGCGATAATGTTTTAATTTCTGGACGTCGCGCTGAGGTGTTGGCTGAGGTACAGGGTCGTTTGTCTAAGGAATACGGCGTGCGCGTTGAGACTTTGGTTCTTGATGTGCGTAGTCGTGAGGATGTTGAAAGCAAGGTCCCAGCAGCAATTGAGGCTTTTGGTGGCGTTGATGTCCTCGTAAATAACGCTGGCCTTGCACAAGGTTTAGATCCTTTCCAAGATAGTACTGTCGATGATGCGGTGACTATGATCGATACGAATGTGAAAGGTCTTTTATATGTAACAAAAGCCGTACTACCTTATATGATTGATAAAAATGTAGGACATATCGTGAATATGGGCTCTACTGCTGGTATTTATGCATATCCCGGTGGTGCGGTTTACTGTGCTACAAAGGCGGCAGTTAAGATGTTGAGCGACGGTATTCGCATGGATACGATTGCAACGGATATTAAGGTGACTACCATTCAACCGGGCATCGTAGAGACTCCATTTAGTGAAGTCCGCTTTCATGGTGATGCGGAAAGAGCTAAAGCTGTCTATGCCGGCATCGATGCCATCCAACCTGAGGATGTGGCGGACGTTGTGCTATATGTAACAAACCAACCTAAACGTTTGCAAATTTCTGATGTTACCATTATGGCTAATCAACAAGCAGCTGGGTTTATGGTGCATAAGAAATAA
- a CDS encoding ABC transporter ATP-binding protein, giving the protein MNKSDCIVFDNVSISYGAEQAVRDVSFSVCTGEVFAIVGESGSGKSTLIRAAFGMLKRATISGQILLNGTDITTLSDKDWRQMRGMSMSMIFQNPSAYLNPARTVENHFKDLLRAHDEPYDVNRVLHMLQLVHLTEGERILQSYPFQLSGGMQQRLAIALSLILKPDIVFADEPTSALDTLVQSSVLDLLKEVTQALGATVILVTHNIKAAARIADRIGVMNKGHLVEMGVTEEVMAHPKDDYTRILLDSVMKVV; this is encoded by the coding sequence TTGAATAAATCTGATTGCATAGTATTTGACAATGTATCAATTTCATACGGTGCGGAACAGGCTGTGCGTGATGTATCCTTTTCCGTGTGCACCGGTGAGGTATTTGCCATCGTTGGTGAAAGCGGCTCCGGGAAATCGACGTTGATTCGTGCCGCCTTCGGTATGCTGAAGAGAGCTACCATAAGTGGTCAAATTTTGCTGAACGGCACGGATATTACGACATTGAGCGATAAGGACTGGCGACAGATGCGCGGCATGAGTATGTCGATGATCTTTCAGAATCCCAGTGCCTATTTGAACCCGGCTCGTACCGTGGAAAACCATTTCAAAGACTTGCTGCGCGCCCATGATGAACCGTATGATGTGAATCGCGTACTCCATATGTTACAGCTCGTCCACTTGACGGAAGGGGAACGTATTTTACAATCCTATCCGTTCCAACTGAGCGGAGGCATGCAGCAACGTCTGGCGATTGCGTTGAGCCTGATTCTGAAACCGGACATTGTATTTGCTGATGAGCCGACCAGTGCTTTAGATACTCTGGTGCAATCGTCGGTGCTGGACTTGCTGAAAGAGGTAACACAGGCCCTCGGGGCGACTGTGATTCTGGTAACCCATAACATCAAGGCAGCTGCTCGCATCGCGGACCGCATCGGTGTGATGAATAAAGGGCACCTTGTTGAAATGGGCGTTACCGAAGAGGTAATGGCGCATCCTAAAGATGACTATACACGTATATTGTTGGATTCCGTGATGAAAGTGGTGTAA
- a CDS encoding 2-isopropylmalate synthase, whose translation MEQNRVYFFDTTLRDGEQTPGVSLQTPEKIEIAKGLVRLGIDVIEAGFPAASPGDFEAVQTIAREVKGTTICGLARANEKDVQKVADALKDAERSRLHVFIATSEIHMKYKLKMTRQEVLDRVKSILEFAKGKFDEIEFSGEDAARTDLDFLCEVFGVAIAGGATIINVPDTVGYMNPNEFGDKIRYIKEHTPGIENAIISVHCHDDLGLANANTLAAIKAGARQVEGTINGLGERAGNVAIEEVVMALKTRHDYFDDLQVNIDTKQFTKVSKLVSRLTGVVVPPNKPIVGSNAFAHESGIHQHGMMSNPETYEIMTPESVGAEKTDLVLGKHSGRHAFADHLAKLGFQSFTEEKINDLFGKFKELADRKKQVYDDDIVALVVDNLHHKKAFELVAQYYKLGEKGYAYADVRLMTPEGEKADAAVGDGPVDASLKAVERVVGLPISLKDYQIRAITAGKDALGEATLKVEYNGRLYHGRGISTDIVKSSVNAYINAVNSVFLAMELEQQEEE comes from the coding sequence ATGGAACAGAATCGCGTATATTTCTTCGATACAACCCTTCGTGATGGGGAACAAACACCAGGTGTATCTTTACAAACTCCTGAAAAAATTGAAATTGCGAAAGGCCTAGTACGCCTCGGCATCGACGTAATCGAGGCTGGTTTCCCAGCAGCATCCCCTGGGGATTTTGAAGCGGTACAAACGATTGCTCGCGAGGTTAAAGGCACAACAATTTGTGGCTTGGCCCGTGCCAACGAAAAGGACGTGCAAAAGGTGGCTGATGCGTTGAAAGATGCAGAGCGCAGCCGCTTGCATGTGTTTATCGCTACATCCGAAATCCACATGAAATATAAATTGAAAATGACTCGTCAAGAGGTATTGGATCGCGTTAAATCTATCTTGGAATTTGCAAAAGGCAAATTTGATGAAATCGAGTTCTCCGGTGAAGATGCGGCTCGTACAGACTTGGATTTCTTGTGTGAAGTATTTGGCGTGGCAATCGCTGGTGGCGCTACAATTATTAATGTACCGGATACTGTGGGGTACATGAACCCTAACGAATTTGGTGACAAAATCCGTTATATTAAAGAACATACACCAGGTATTGAAAATGCCATCATCTCCGTTCACTGTCATGATGATTTAGGCCTTGCTAATGCGAATACATTAGCTGCTATTAAAGCAGGTGCACGTCAAGTAGAAGGCACAATTAATGGCCTAGGTGAACGTGCAGGTAATGTAGCAATTGAAGAGGTTGTTATGGCTCTTAAAACACGCCATGATTATTTCGACGACCTTCAAGTGAATATTGATACAAAACAATTTACGAAAGTATCTAAACTTGTGAGCCGTTTAACAGGTGTTGTAGTTCCTCCAAATAAACCAATCGTAGGCTCTAATGCCTTTGCTCATGAGTCTGGTATTCACCAACATGGTATGATGAGCAACCCTGAAACGTATGAAATCATGACGCCTGAGTCCGTAGGTGCTGAAAAAACAGACCTCGTATTAGGTAAACATTCTGGCCGTCATGCCTTTGCCGATCATTTGGCAAAACTTGGATTCCAATCTTTCACAGAAGAGAAAATCAATGATCTCTTCGGTAAATTCAAAGAATTGGCGGATCGCAAGAAACAAGTATACGATGATGATATCGTAGCCCTTGTAGTAGATAACTTACATCACAAAAAAGCATTCGAACTCGTGGCTCAATACTACAAATTGGGCGAAAAAGGCTATGCCTATGCAGACGTTCGCCTCATGACTCCAGAAGGTGAAAAAGCTGATGCTGCCGTAGGTGATGGCCCAGTAGACGCATCCCTTAAAGCGGTTGAACGTGTGGTTGGCTTGCCAATTAGTTTGAAAGATTACCAAATCCGCGCTATAACAGCGGGTAAAGATGCCCTTGGGGAAGCAACTCTCAAGGTAGAATATAACGGTCGCTTGTACCATGGTCGTGGTATCAGCACCGATATTGTTAAATCAAGTGTAAATGCATATATTAATGCAGTAAACTCAGTATTCCTAGCTATGGAGCTAGAACAACAGGAGGAAGAATAA
- a CDS encoding SDR family NAD(P)-dependent oxidoreductase produces the protein MKKYIVITGASSGIGAATAKAFARRGENLIVIARRAELLENLKDEIANNSPDTDVIVKPCDLSRSENVLALWDDLKSYELKALINNAGFGDFGFMGNHDIQKMVRMIDLNVTALAILSSLFVRDYKCKQTQLINVSSVGGYFLAPGVVPYCGTKFFVSAFTEGLYHELVQDVDAKMQAKILAPAATKSEFCDVASGKSGFDYDASFEKYHSSEQTADFLLTLYDSDACVGEVDLTSFEFKLSGPKFNYLAAAK, from the coding sequence ATGAAAAAATATATCGTTATTACAGGAGCAAGTTCAGGCATAGGAGCAGCTACGGCAAAAGCTTTTGCACGTCGTGGAGAAAATTTAATCGTTATTGCACGAAGAGCAGAACTATTAGAGAATTTGAAAGATGAGATTGCTAATAATTCACCTGATACAGATGTTATTGTAAAACCTTGTGATCTTTCGCGTAGCGAAAATGTTTTAGCACTTTGGGATGACCTTAAAAGCTATGAGTTAAAGGCACTTATCAATAATGCAGGCTTTGGCGATTTTGGATTCATGGGAAATCATGATATTCAAAAAATGGTAAGAATGATAGATTTAAATGTAACAGCACTTGCGATACTTTCCAGTTTATTCGTGCGAGATTATAAATGTAAACAAACACAGTTGATAAATGTTTCCTCCGTGGGCGGCTATTTTTTAGCACCAGGCGTAGTACCATATTGTGGAACGAAATTTTTTGTAAGTGCTTTCACAGAGGGCTTGTATCATGAGCTTGTACAGGATGTGGATGCTAAAATGCAGGCTAAAATCTTAGCGCCTGCTGCTACTAAAAGCGAGTTCTGCGATGTAGCTTCAGGTAAAAGCGGATTTGATTACGATGCTTCATTTGAAAAGTATCATAGCAGTGAACAGACCGCAGACTTTTTGCTTACTCTTTATGATAGCGATGCATGTGTTGGCGAGGTGGATTTAACTAGCTTTGAGTTTAAGCTCAGTGGGCCAAAATTTAATTACCTAGCTGCTGCCAAATAG